The Deltaproteobacteria bacterium genome segment TTTTAAATGAATTTTATCAAATAGCTTTTAGAAAAAAAATATTCAATACGATTGAAGAGCTACAGGAAGATCTAGATCAGTGGCTCAGAGAATACAATGAAAGGAGGACTCATCAGGGAAAAAATTGCAATGGCAAAACACCAATGGAAACTTTTCTTGACGGATTAAGAATAGCAAGAGAAAAAACCATCAATCAAAACTTGAACTGACAGTACAGATTTTTTTAAAAAAGTTAAAAATAAATTGATGAACAAAAGGGCAACTGTCAGATTAAATCCCAACTTCTACATATTTTTTTGTTGTGAATTCAAGCAGTAGTCCATCCTGATTTAATCGCATGAAAAAGGGATCTTCAACCTCTTCACCAGTCAAAAGCTCTTGCAGAAATGCCAGTCCCATAATTCCGCGATAGGTAGCAAGCCCAAAACACTGGCCACCGCCACCCAAAATAGAGACAAATTGAATTTCATTTGTTTCAGGAATCAGAACACCAAAATATTCAGAGTCACCGAATTGATCCCAGGGGGCCATGTCATAAAACTCGGCTGCCTTTTGGAAAAAAGTGTTCATTAAGTTTTTTGGTAAAGTCGGAATTGTTGGAGCATTTTTCATTTCTGAGTAGATAGCAAAGAAGTCTATGGATAGTCTAGGCGCTCGGTGCCCATGGGATTGATTTTGGCGTCAGATTCAATATAGCGGTCCTTTTGGTCAATGGCCGCTTCCAGGTCAAAATTTTATAACAGCTTTCGGCCTCAAATACCTCAGGTCCAATATATCGCAGGTGGCAACGTTTGATTTGATTTTGTTCGGCATGAATCTTCCATACATCATTACATATGAAAGATGTTCTCAAATTAAATAGGACACTATTATCAATTGCTAAAGAATTATTAGTCAGTTGCTTACTTTTTTTGCCTGTACTTTGCAACGCAACTCGATGTGATGATTTTTATTCTCAAAATGAAACGTTACGAGCCGGTGTAGGCACTCCAGTATTTGGATTGGGATCAAACCACATCGCTGCCGAAAAGACTCCAAAGGTGATAAAGCCTCACCATTTTCCAGTCACTTATGCACTTCAATCATCACACGGAGAGCTAAAACCATTAGATACTTTCACTCAAGTTGGATTGTTAAAATCAAATTTTCCTAAAGAAGGGCAAACATTAACATTCAGTCCTCGACCCGAACCATTAGAAATTGAGGCGGTAAGAGAAGTCGGAGAATATGTTCATTTGCGATTGGTAGATCCTAAAGGTAAGAGGGTATATTTGTTGTATTCTTATAAAATGGATATGATTCAGGTAGTAAATTCCCATCAATCATTAATACCGTTCATTGTGAAAACCAAACCTATTTTGAAGGGTCAAGAAATAAGAAAAATAACTGACGCTGCCAAACCCATTGAGGTGAGTATTGACCAGCTAGCCGAAACCATGATGTTGAATCAGATCAACAGTGACCGTACTGATTCGAAAATTATGGAAAATATTACTGCCGCTTATAAATATGTACTTACACTAAAGCGAAGTATTTCCCTACAAGATATTGAAGAGGTTAACAGACTAGTTAATTTAGGAAATCTTATTCATGATTATTCTTTGTATGCTGGAATAACTAGGGGCACAAAAAAACAATATAGTGATGGTACAATAGTCGATTTAACAGATTATAATGTATTTGGATGGAGAAATGGTAAAATAATATTTGAATATACTCCTGCCGATCAGGTTTCTGCGAAACTTCAAGACATAGTCCATAAAATTAATTCTTTTAAGGATGAGAGTAGTTTAACCGAAGTTCTTTCAATTTTTCAGGAAATTATGATTTTACAACCCTTCGCAGACGGGAACAAACGCACCGCTCGGATTTTAGTCGACTATGCTCTTAGAAAAATAGGGGCTCCACCTTTTCCGCATAACTTATTTCCTTCACATTCATTCTATAAATCCATATATGAGATTGAACAATTTTATCGCGAATTCTACAATTTACCATGAAATCGAAATCTTATTAAAATACTAAATTACGCCAAAACCGCTTGGTTCCAAGGCGCAAAAAACAAAAACGGCTCAACCATCATTGGCGGAGCCGCTTCTTTTTATAACCAGCTAAATTTTGATGGACCCTATAAAGGCGATACTTTTAATCAGTCAAAGGTTTCATAGTATTCTCCCTGAATCTGAGTAACCTTTGATTTTGCATCTTCTTGAAGTGAATTCTGTACTTTCTGAATTGTTTCAGAATCCAAATCCATTTTTTTAAGTTCATCAAGGGGTTGGGTGTTTGATGTTGATTTGATTGAGTCTTGAATTTCCTGCATCTTTTGTTTTTCTGCGGCTTCTTTTTCTTTACGGTAAGCAACCAGTTCAGCGTGTACGGAACCATGCGAACATTTTGCTATACGGGCTACTTCGCGATAAGATAACTTGGCTTCAAGAAGTGATCTTATCAAAATTGAATTTCTTTTTTTAACTCTGCCAATTCGCTTGCCCTTGGCTTTTGCATTTGCCATTCCGGCGCGAACTCTTTCAATGATCATTTCACGCTCGAGCTGCGCCAACGCTCCAAGTATCGTATAGAGTGCCACACCTAAAGGTGAATTTGTGTCAATGGATTCAGTCGTTGAAATAAATCTTGTGTTTTTCTCTTTGAAAATTTTCAGACCTTTTAAAAGATGGCTGGTTGACCTTGCAAATCTTGAAAAAGAAAACACAATGACTTGTTCAACTTCATTGTTATCAACCATTTTCATCAGACGGTTTAAAGCAGGGCGGTCTTCTTTAGCTCCTGATATTCCCTCATCGTAACCACTCTTTACTTCGCGTTATTGCAAAGTATTAAATTTTGCGTATTCCAATGGAGTTAGTGGAGTATGGCCTTTGATAATTTCTTTTACCGTTTGAAGTAAATAGGTTCGTGGATCTACCTCTACTTTTTTACAGGTTTCTATAATGGTATAAAAAACGGCGGTAATATCGGCTCCATCAATTGAACGTGAGCCATAAAAATTCTTTCTGCCCATGACAGCATGACGTATAGTTCTTTCAGCTTCATTGTTTGTTAACGGCACTTCTGGATACTCTAGAAAAACAGTTAATTCTTTCCATCTTTTTAAACTGTATTTTATAGCTTTTAGAAAAGTGGATTCCCCGCGGGCTTTTAAATAACTTTTTTCTAGCCAGATTTTCATACTTTCAATAATTGGCTTTGATCGCTCTTCTCTGAGTTTTTTTAATTGATCAAAATTACTTGCAAGCTTCTCTATTTTAAAAAGATCGTCATAATATTTCAAATAGTCTTCTACCTCTGGATAATCTTTTTGGATATCTATAAACTCTCGCCTAGCATGGGAATGACAATGCGTTAATCTAACTGTTAGGGAGTCTTTAAATCGCGTGTACCCACTATAACCATCAGTCATTAAAAACCCTTTGTAGTTTTTTAAATTTTGTTCTGGAACTTGACCACTTCGTGTGGATTCAAATTGATAAAAGGAACCCGTATTGTTAGACAATACCCACATATATCCATGACTATCTTTTTCATTGGTAATGGGCCACGGAGTTTCATCACCATGGATGAGTGTTGTTGACAATATTTCATCTTTAATTCTACGGATCAGTGGTTCTAGATGCGTACTTACAACGCGACAAAGTTGATACAAAGTATTTGTCTTGATATTATTTAATCCATTTGATTCCATGATTCGAGTTTGACGCTCCAGGGGGAGATGGTTCACATATTTATCCGTAACCACACTCACTGCAAAGTCTACAGAATAAGTAGAGCCTGGTAAAAGCTTCGTCTCTGGACCCTGACATGTATAAAACTGATTCTTTTCTTTCACAGCAAATTGCTTTTTAAGTCTATATTTTTGTTTTCTTATTTTGGTTTTTCTATAAGTACGCTCAACAATTGTGATTTCAAAAGATTCTTCAAACATGCCAGGAACTTCTTCCCATTGGTCTTGACTTGGTTTTTCTAAACCTAAATCAGAACTCATGCTGATAAGCTCTTCCGCACTAGCCCTGTAGATAACCAAATCTACTGGTAAATTATTTACTTTCTTTTCCTTAACTGGTGGTAACACCGTTTGACCATGTAAGGTGAGCTCTTCACTATCTGAACTTTTGGGTCTGGATCTTTTTTCGCTAGATTTTCCAAAAAATCTTTTCTTTAAAAGAGAATAACTTTCTTCAATATTTAAAACTTGAGCTCTTGCTTTTTCTTTTTCCTCTTGAATTTTTACGATAACTTGATTGAGCCTGTTAACCTCTGCTACCGAGAGTTTTACAAGTTCTCGTAATATGTCGGGATTAGTTTCATTCTCAAGAAAGCGCATGAATTATTTCTACTATATAAGGCTTAATTGACAAGTATTTTTTTAATCTGCTTGAAGTGTTAGATCTCTTTTTATTTGTGGTCTGACAATATGACCACCATGAAATAATGATTGAAATTCAATTGTGCTAATAACTTTCAAATCTGATAAATTATTCCCACTCATAAATCTTCCAGTCTCTAGTCTTTTTGCTACTAATACCAGACCGCTGCCATCATAGTACAGAGCCTTTATTCTTTTTCTATTGCGGCCAAAAAATAAACACAAATACCCTTGATCCACATCATGACGAAACTTCTCGCGAATAAAGTACATTAATCGTTCAAAGCCTCCTCGCATGTCAATCTCTTCACCATAAATATATATTTTTAAATTTCTTTCATCGATAAACAATTTAAATAATCCTTCATTAATTCTTTTGCTGATAGCAAATTTAAATTTTTAATTGATAGATTTAAGTTAACACTTGAAACAGTAAATTCAATTTGAGGTTCTGAAGTCATCTGCTCTGCTGAAGACTTAGCAAGACGAACCTCAATAAGTTTATTTTCATCTAGGGTTTTGTTAAGTTTTGGATCTCCTTTTGAAATCCAATTTGATGGTGCGGCAGTCTTTGTTGCGAAGCCCTGAGTAGGTGTTGCTTTCAAGGGTATATCGCAATAAGAGCTCTCAACTCTGAATTTCCAACCACTCAATGTTGATTTTGGAATCCCAAATATGACTGCTACCTCAGTTAGGGATAAACCTCGCTGAACAAACTCTACACAACGAATTTTATTTTGATCAGAGATTTGTTTAAAAACATGGTTATCTAAATCCGACTTCAATATCTTTGAAAACTCAATAGCTTCATGAACTAATTTCTGGTCACTTGATTTTTTCATAGAATAAAAATTACAGAATTTATTTCAACTGTAAATAACGCTACCTAAAGAGTGGTTACATTTCACTAGGCGTTTTATCTTTTCCCAAGAAATTGCTTATTTTTGCAAAATGTTTTTCGGCTGTTAAAACGATATTTTTTGCTTCGTCTATTTTTGTTTCGTCATTACGAAAATACGCGACTACATGTTCAGACCGTGTCGTAGCATCAAAACTTTTTGGTAATTCCGCGAAAGCTTGAAGAGTGATTGCGGAAACTAAAAGATAGACGAAAAATGAAATTCTCATAGGTTAATCCTTGTTTGAAAGTCGCATCGTACACATAAATAACTGTTTTGCCACTGTTGAAAATTTTCACATATAAAAACTACTTAATGTAAATCCTTGTGTGATGAGTGGACTTACAGGCAGAGTGCTCATCATCATGTCTGCGCATACAAATATATTTCATGAGGTATCCTTTTTAAAAAAGCGTTCGTGGGTTCAAATCCCCTGACCCCTAAATTTTCACCACTTTGAAGTCCAATACATTCTGGTGAATTCTATTTTTGGTAGTTCTTTTCCTTTAGTGGAAGCTCTTTCCAGTTTGTGGTTCCATCATGAGTTGTTAAAGTGAATAAAACTCTTTGGGAATCCAAGAACAATTCAATTTTATAATTAAAAGCCAAACCCTCCATTTTTAAACCTTGCTGTTCATGGGATGTGAAATCTACATCGATTTTCACTGTAAGCGCAATCATTGGTATTTATCTTAAAAATACCAATGACAGACAGTTGGTTTTAGAAAAATTAAATAAGATACCAGAAGTTCTAGATGCCTACGGAATCTTTTATTTGTTTGTCTCAACCAATTTCACGTACACTAAAATTTTTCTAAGCGCCTCGGCTGCTCCCTGGAATTCACCGTAAAAACCGGCTGAGGATGGTGCTTAGGGTTTTTAAGGCCGGTATTGTTTTTGAGGACAGGTCGGTTGTCTGCTTGCAATACTGGGCCCAGAAGTTGGCATGAAGAAAGTACCTAACCTTGACCCTTAACTGGCAAATCCGCGGACCTTATGGTACCACCCTAAATCTATGAAGAAGAATCTATTCATTCTAACTTTTCTTTTAACGGCTCCTTTTGCTGCCAAGGCGGATAGCCTTGAGTTTACCTTGAATACCACGGATGGCCTTAGTCATATTCACGGTCAAGTCGACATCCCTCAATGTGGTAAAGCCCCTTTTCCAGTGGTGCTTATGGTTGCGGGAACCGGTCTTTTTACCCGTAATACTTATTTTGGGCGCAGTCATACAGACCGAGATCTGTTGTTTGCAGATCTTTCGCAAAAACTCAATCAGGACTGTGTGGCCACGGTTCGCTTTGATTCTCGCGGTGTTTTATGTGATTTGATGTCCAAAGCTGTGATTGCTAAATGCGTTGATCAAAGTATTCGTGGACAAGTGACGGAACAGACCAATCTGGACGATATTCAGGTCGTTTACGATTTTGCTGCAAACCTAGGTTTGCTGGATAAAAGCAAATTGATCTTTCTAGGGCACAGTGAAGGCACTTTGTATATTTCTAGATTGATTGCCAGGAAAAGCGTGGAGACCAAGGCTATCATGTTTATCGGTGGCATCACAGAAAGTGCACAAAGCATTTTGCACTGGCAAATTTCAGATCGAATGGCGGCCTGGACAATGGCGATGGACTCAAATCAAGATGGAATCCTGACAAATGAGGAGATCAAAGCAGGTTTGGGAACATCGCGGTTGAATGGCTCCTTTCCACTGGAGGTCCTTTTAAGTCCCAAGGGCAGTTGGACATCTGCGGAGGTTACTGCAAGTTTTGAAGAGAACTATAAGGCTGCAATAATTGATGCTCAGTCGCACAAGCCTTCAGATCCCTATATGCAAAATGGCGTCGTTTTCTCGGCCTATAAGTGGTGGCAGAGCTGGTTTACCAACAACACCAGCGTCCTAGAAAATCTTAAGAATTTCGTCGGTCCTATTGAGTATCACAATGGCGATATCGACACTCAGACTCCGGGGTTGAGAGAGAGAGAGAAAGCGATCCATCAAGCAAGTTCTCTCAAGATGAAATCTTGGCCGAGTTTTGTAATTCATCAAGGCAAAGGACATGGCCTTAGTAAGGATCCTCTTTATGGACCTATTGATGAGGACATCGCCGCAAGCATTGTCACCCAAATAGGATCTTGGTGTGACTAGTAGGAAACCTTTGTAATCAGTCGTAGGTTTCATAGTATTCCCCTTGGATCTGAGTGACCTTTGATTTTGCATCTTCTTGAAGCGAGTTCTGCACTTTTTGGTAACTTGACATTGGCAGCTGAAAAGCACGGATTTCCAAAGAGCACGGTGACTTCTTGGATTTCCAGGCAACCGCCCCATCATAATGAAAAGCATAAGCAAAATTCAGAGCTAAAAGATATGAAAGA includes the following:
- a CDS encoding IS66 family transposase: MRFLENETNPDILRELVKLSVAEVNRLNQVIVKIQEEKEKARAQVLNIEESYSLLKKRFFGKSSEKRSRPKSSDSEELTLHGQTVLPPVKEKKVNNLPVDLVIYRASAEELISMSSDLGLEKPSQDQWEEVPGMFEESFEITIVERTYRKTKIRKQKYRLKKQFAVKEKNQFYTCQGPETKLLPGSTYSVDFAVSVVTDKYVNHLPLERQTRIMESNGLNNIKTNTLYQLCRVVSTHLEPLIRRIKDEILSTTLIHGDETPWPITNEKDSHGYMWVLSNNTGSFYQFESTRSGQVPEQNLKNYKGFLMTDGYSGYTRFKDSLTVRLTHCHSHARREFIDIQKDYPEVEDYLKYYDDLFKIEKLASNFDQLKKLREERSKPIIESMKIWLEKSYLKARGESTFLKAIKYSLKRWKELTVFLEYPEVPLTNNEAERTIRHAVMGRKNFYGSRSIDGADITAVFYTIIETCKKVEVDPRTYLLQTVKEIIKGHTPLTPLEYAKFNTLQ
- a CDS encoding helix-turn-helix domain-containing protein; translated protein: MKKSSDQKLVHEAIEFSKILKSDLDNHVFKQISDQNKIRCVEFVQRGLSLTEVAVIFGIPKSTLSGWKFRVESSYCDIPLKATPTQGFATKTAAPSNWISKGDPKLNKTLDENKLIEVRLAKSSAEQMTSEPQIEFTVSSVNLNLSIKNLNLLSAKELMKDYLNCLSMKEI
- the tnpB gene encoding IS66 family insertion sequence element accessory protein TnpB — protein: MFIDERNLKIYIYGEEIDMRGGFERLMYFIREKFRHDVDQGYLCLFFGRNRKRIKALYYDGSGLVLVAKRLETGRFMSGNNLSDLKVISTIEFQSLFHGGHIVRPQIKRDLTLQAD
- a CDS encoding recombinase family protein, which translates into the protein MSGAKEDRPALNRLMKMVDNNEVEQVIVFSFSRFARSTSHLLKGLKIFKEKNTRFISTTESIDTNSPLGVALYTILGALAQLEREMIIERVRAGMANAKAKGKRIGRVKKRNSILIRSLLEAKLSYREVARIAKCSHGSVHAELVAYRKEKEAAEKQKMQEIQDSIKSTSNTQPLDELKKMDLDSETIQKVQNSLQEDAKSKVTQIQGEYYETFD
- a CDS encoding Fic family protein, whose protein sequence is MKDVLKLNRTLLSIAKELLVSCLLFLPVLCNATRCDDFYSQNETLRAGVGTPVFGLGSNHIAAEKTPKVIKPHHFPVTYALQSSHGELKPLDTFTQVGLLKSNFPKEGQTLTFSPRPEPLEIEAVREVGEYVHLRLVDPKGKRVYLLYSYKMDMIQVVNSHQSLIPFIVKTKPILKGQEIRKITDAAKPIEVSIDQLAETMMLNQINSDRTDSKIMENITAAYKYVLTLKRSISLQDIEEVNRLVNLGNLIHDYSLYAGITRGTKKQYSDGTIVDLTDYNVFGWRNGKIIFEYTPADQVSAKLQDIVHKINSFKDESSLTEVLSIFQEIMILQPFADGNKRTARILVDYALRKIGAPPFPHNLFPSHSFYKSIYEIEQFYREFYNLP